The Pelodiscus sinensis isolate JC-2024 chromosome 24, ASM4963464v1, whole genome shotgun sequence genomic interval tCTCATCATTTCTTCAGCAGGGCAATGTTGCCCCCAGTGGTGGAAAAGGGTATGACACCCTCCACAGCATAATTTTTTTCTGAGGTCCAGAGGTTGAATGTAGGTAGGCAGATGTCCTGAGCAAAGGGGGGCCAGAGCAGGAATGTGTAAGGGAGGGGCGGTGCTGGAGCAGTGCGGATGCCCCTCCCCAACCTCAGGGTTACGTGGCTTGAGGCTTGGCTGTCTCTTTGCTGGGGGCACCGGTTTCGTCTGGCTTCCTGGCTGCTGAGGGTTCCACCACGTTGTGGAGTGATGGCTCGCGGTACATGGCCACTGCAGAGGTGGGGAGAGACATACACAGAGAAGAGGGAAGTGGGGGATGGCTCGAGATTGGCTGCCCCAGCCACCCTATCACCCAGAAAGATCACATGGGGGCATTTGCATGAAACAAGTTTGCagagaattatagaatactagaatcacaggactggaaggcaactcccttgctgcaatttaagcccattgttcatCATCAGATTCAAGGAAAATAtttgttctccctcctccatgtaacatctatttaggtacttgaaagctgctatcatgtcccctctcaggcttctcttttccaaactaaacaagcccagttttttcaatcttcccccataggccatgttttctagacctttaaccatttttgttgctcttcgctGTACcctgtccaatttctccacatctttccagaaatgtggtgcccagaactgaatacaaatactccaattgaggcttaatcagtgcagagtagagtggaagaattacttctcatgtcttgtttacaacacgcctgttactgcatcccagaatgaggtttgggttttttgcaacAGGGTCAATGCTGCtaacttatatttagcttgtggtccactatgacctctagatccctttctgcagtactttttCCTGGCCTGGTACAGAACAGCTGGCTGAGGGTGGAAgtttggtggagggaggggcagtgtaCCCATGCCAGACATAGCATGTGGGGGAAGAAAGAGCAGTGTGCATGGGTGGAGGAAAACGGGGATGTTTCTATTGTACATCCCCTATTAGTCCAtctagccccctcccctctgtccctGCTCACACCCTCCCTCACCTTCCAATAGCTTGGGCACGAAGTGGGCAGCAGCTTTGGTTTTCTTGACTCGGTTTCCCTTCATGACCTGGCCCTCTTTGTTGATGCCCAAGTACCAGGACCGTCCAGACTCACGCTGGCGGTACAGGGTGGAGGAATACATGACATAGTAGTTCTCGAAGACGCACTCCTTGAACCGGCACTCGGCAGTGAAGTGAGCCTgggagaagaaaggaaagaaagaaagaaagaaagaaagaaagaaagaaagaaagaaagaaagaaagaaagaaagaaagaaagaaagaaagaaagaaagaaagaaagaaagaacatatGAGCAAGAAAAGGATGGATGGATCGATGGATGGGGAGGGCATCTATGGGAATTGATGAACAATAAAGTAAATTAGGTGCATGGAGCTGGCTAACTAGAAGGGCTATGTGTAGCTCCTTGTCAGTAGCATAGGGCCACCTTTACGGTTATTTTCAGTATCAGCACCACACGTTTGACTATCAGCACCATGTTCactgttattttccttgtctgCACCATAGTCACTATTATTTTTACTATCAGTGCCAAGTTTACCATTATTTTCCCTAGCAGTGACACATTCACTGTTATTTTCCTATCAGCACCATGTTCACTGTTATTTTCACTATATCAGCATCACATTCAGTCTTACTTTCATTGTCTGTACCACATTTACTGTTGTTTTCCCGATCAGCCTATTCACCACTATTTTTCCTGTCTGTGACACAGCACCACATTCGGCATTGTTCTCCCTCCCATCCTGCTATCCCTGGCTATGCTGAAAGCTAAGATTCCACACAGCTTCGCAGGCCGGCTGTCCAGCTTTCCCCAACCTTGGTGCTGCACCATGGCCAATggacgggctgggggctggtgggagaAACACCTTTACCAGTGCGATGGAGAGCCACAGAGCAAGGGAGTCAGAAAGACCTGGCCAGATGGGCTTGCACAGTGTGTGGGGATGCTGTTGGCGCACGTGATTGCTccctgattggggaggagtggcAGATTTTCTTGGGCTCTCCCAGGAGTTCCCTAAAATCAGGCCAGCTGCTAAATTTAACACAGCATCGGCTGACGGCGAGACTATGCCAGGAGAGAGCCAGGGTCCAGCTACCATGAGGCCTGAGGAAGAGAATTGTGGGGGGGCTTTGCTATCTCAGCACACCCTATATGAGACAAAGTGGGGGTTCTGGGGGGGGGAACAGCTGGGAAACTAGGTTCTGCGCCCCCCTTGGACCCTATGTTTGGGAGATGGGAGCAGAGCTCGGTCTGAGTGTGCATGGGGGGGGTAGGTCTGGGTGTCTCCCTGTTGAGGGTGAAGAAAGATGTgggtacagctgggggagggcaggcttgGGCTGAGTCCCACCTGCTGGGGACAGAGAGGAACACAGCTCGTCTTACATGGAGGGACCCCTCTGGCCTGCACTACCTCACCTGCTGGCAGAGAGAGGCTACTTCATATTTATTAGCCACTAACACCCTGTCCCCCCAGGTTTCATCAATAGATGCTCCAATCTGCCTCCCTGGGGAAAAACTGTTGCTACCCACCACTAGTCCCACCCAGGAGGCAGCACCCTCTGCTGGGAGAGAGGATCATGCCCCTATTGGCCACATCACCGCTCTGGACCCAGGCCTCCCACCAACCGTTGCTTCAGTCAGAAAGCTGGATCGAGGGACTGACACTCACGGAGGTATAGAGGTAGCCCTCTGCATTCATGGCGATATACTGCCCCGACTTGGTGCCCTGGATGGCGACCACACGCAGTCCGACAGGGATCAGGTTAAAGAGAGCTGTGGGagaccagacagacagacagcaagGCATCAGCTCCAGACAAGCAGCAAGAAGAGAATGGGCCATGGGGCCTGTCCTGTCCGGGGGGACActggctcccacccagccccagagcagggacTGGCCAGTTCGAATTCCCACTGCCTGATTTTGCAGAACCGGTTCCTGGACCCTGGACTTCAGGCATaatacctccccctccccattcttctGCAGAGCTGGATTTATTCCTCCTCCATGTCAAGCCTTCTCAGTAGCGGGCGAGCACCGTGTTCTAGATATTGAATCCCCTGTTTTGCAATCCCAGCTGAATATTCAGGGCCCTCCGGGAGCAGAGACAACCCACCTCCACCTCCCGTTCCCAGCTCAATGAAAGGAAGATTTACACATTTCCTCTACACACATGATGTGCTGTTGacaggcccctgccccattccccccctcccgccctctgagccagccagtccctaCCCTGAGGCCAGATAGGAGCTGACCCTACCTAGGAGGGACAGACTCCAGGCCTCatttcccaccccccctccccccgagccagccagtccccgagtAGGAGCTGGTGCCCTCTAAAGGGGAcgggcctagggttgccaggtgtctggttttgaaccagacagtccagtatttgagctttctgttcaggaaacaaattgagaaaatataaatgagagaatagaaatgtccggtattttctaaataagatataatgtagattgtgatgtaatgtcaagtgtatccgctatttttgttgaaaccatctggcaaccctagatgggcCCCGGGCCCCATTCCCACCCCAAGGCCAGCTATGTGGCTGGGAGGGTaatgtgggaggagagggggggcctggcagggagaAAGTGGATGGAGGTGCAGAGGGATGGGGCGGGAGACACAGCTGGCCAGGAGAGTGAGAGGCAAAAGGGATGAGGATGCAGGGTGGGCTCTGGGGATCACaagaggaggcagggcagagatggggctAGCCGAGGGAAGGTGGAAGATGGGAAGACAGAGAAGCCAGCATGGGAGGGCTGGAATGGAGAGATCCCCTTTTGCCCTCTCAGTATAGCAACTCCTGCAGCAGAActgcccaccccactccctgctgctTGGATTGCCCCCATCCAGCCTAATGCTGCGTAcacagcatccccactataagtcgccctggtatacatccgttctgcactaaagtcgttgacacttgtaggaactgatgcattataagccctcccattccccgctcttaagttgcacaaaaaaaacccaaccccaattTGCGCCAATGGAAGtaagctgtggggaaaaaattccctgctgCAAGTTgctttgctataagtccaagttttttggaatgtatcttggacttacagtgagGATGGCCTGTATCCTACCAGCCTTGCCTGGCTGCCACTCACTGAAGTTGTTGGTATCTTCTTTTGTCCCATCGATGCTGCCATCTGGGTGCATGCAGAGGTAGAAACCGTGTCGGCAGAGGAGTTTGGTCACGATCCCCTTCAGCTgcggctctgagggaggggtgtGGAGATGGGAGCCGAGGAGAGAACAGAAAGTAGATTATCCAGTGGCCAGGAGGAAGTGCtcccttggggtgtgtctacactgcacccggagctcaaaataagctacgcaatttgagctacacaaactgcatagcttatttcgagctaatttcaaaatagcatataatatcggctctgtctacacagcagttatttcaaaataacccactattccaaaatgccccttactccccgtggaatgaggtttacagggacgtcagaatagtcagcccattatatttcaaagtgACGGCTGCGTTCAAAAGatgaggaatagctattttgggatacctgaagtgtagacatagacgtagccttatgaCTT includes:
- the LOC102450670 gene encoding fibroblast growth factor 11 isoform X5 — translated: MQRCEHQAMVSPERDVVPRPAQPLTDLDFHSGARIAELNQLVQELSKQTMWDPGVRAAPELLTLKDFVFSLLEPQLKGIVTKLLCRHGFYLCMHPDGSIDGTKEDTNNFTLFNLIPVGLRVVAIQGTKSGQYIAMNAEGYLYTSAHFTAECRFKECVFENYYVMYSSTLYRQRESGRSWYLGINKEGQVMKGNRVKKTKAAAHFVPKLLEVAMYREPSLHNVVEPSAARKPDETGAPSKETAKPQAT
- the LOC102450670 gene encoding fibroblast growth factor 11 isoform X3 produces the protein MAALASSLIRQKREIRDPVASRPVAPQRKVCPRGTKSLCQKQLLILISKVRLCGGRKGRLEKTPEPQLKGIVTKLLCRHGFYLCMHPDGSIDGTKEDTNNFTLFNLIPVGLRVVAIQGTKSGQYIAMNAEGYLYTSAHFTAECRFKECVFENYYVMYSSTLYRQRESGRSWYLGINKEGQVMKGNRVKKTKAAAHFVPKLLEVAMYREPSLHNVVEPSAARKPDETGAPSKETAKPQAT
- the LOC102450670 gene encoding fibroblast growth factor 11 isoform X4; translation: MHPDGSIDGTKEDTNNFTLFNLIPVGLRVVAIQGTKSGQYIAMNAEGYLYTSAHFTAECRFKECVFENYYVMYSSTLYRQRESGRSWYLGINKEGQVMKGNRVKKTKAAAHFVPKLLEVAMYREPSLHNVVEPSAARKPDETGAPSKETAKPQAT